The proteins below are encoded in one region of Pygocentrus nattereri isolate fPygNat1 chromosome 13, fPygNat1.pri, whole genome shotgun sequence:
- the josd1 gene encoding josephin-1 yields MGSTPCSGKGRGVGGFQELGCMPWKVSKQKGDVAGGGCRPEADEGQKARIPLPSPRPPAIYHEKQRRELCALHALNNVFQDGAAFSRDALQDIYQRLSPSTLVTPHKKSMLGNGNYDVNVIMAALQTRGFEAVWWDKRRDVCSIALPNVTGFILNVPSNLRWGPLRLPLKRQHWIGVREVGGVYYNLDSKLRSPHVIGTADELRKFLRHQLRGKNCELLLVVPEEVEAHQTWRSDNV; encoded by the exons ATGGGGAGTACTCCATGTTCTGGTAAGGGGAGGGGGGTAGgtggttttcaggagttgggttgTATGCCATGGAAGGTGAGCAAGCAGAAAGGTGATGTCGCTGGAGGTGGATGTCGCCCCGAAGCAGACGAAGGGCAAAAGGCCAGAATACCTCTTCCATCCCCACGGCCCCCTGCCATCTACCATGAGAAGCAACGTCGAGAGTTGTGTGCTCTGCATGCGCTAAATAATGTCTTCCAGGACGGTGCTGCCTTCAGCAGAGATGCACTTCAAGATATCTACCAGAG GCTCTCTCCCAGCACATTGGTAACTCCCCACAAGAAGAGCATGCTGGGAAATGGCAACTACGATGTCAATGTCATCATGGCTGCATTGCAGACTCGTGGGTTTGAAGCTGTCTGGTGGGACAAAAGAAG GGATGTTTGCAGCATTGCCCTGCCAAACGTGACTGGCTTCATTTTGAATGTGCCATCCAACCTGCGCTGGGGGCCCCTGCGTCTGCCTCTCAAACGGCAGCACTGGATTGGAGTGAGGGAGGTGGGCGGAGTCTACTATAACTTAGACTCCAAACTGCGCAGTCCTCATGTCATCGGAACAGCTGATGAACTCAG GAAGTTCTTGCGTCACCAGCTTCGAGGGAAGAACTGTGAACTCCTCTTGGTGGTGCCTGAGGAGGTGGAGGCCCACCAGACATGGAGGTCTGATAACGTTTGA
- the LOC108413514 gene encoding GTPase IMAP family member 4-like isoform X3 — translation MECKLDSPCPETLRCESSEVVKTVSDLWIDFSTVKTGLLAVICFLLYRLSQALIRWPRFLFSLTGLSFLWALLSHLVYVARGLFRVLKWSTHLWSFFGVLLSLFSKISWVPDAFTTATGFSKTVASSAEHSRISMSFRAHIRDPELRLVLLGPSRAVCSCLRDSLLGISAGAFIPDKESTTWRAKVDSREVTVVETPDLLGPTLGVRQRAQETLRSLQLASPGPHAFLLVLPTTYLDKVYQTSAHDFLSKLLSLVGEEAASYVLVVFACVNPRGAYSSLDQLLEDDYLGIKAALPVCGKRVELVNISPGRSMDSRMVEGRRLLDRVVDMRAQQGHYLHKFLQREDEVRTHLLNNMAVLLAQKLEDMRK, via the exons ATGGAGTGCAAACTAGACAGTCCTTGTCCTGAGACCTTACGATGTGAGTCCTCCGAAGTTGTAAAAACTGTGTCAG ATTTGTGGATAGACTTCAGTACAGTAAAGACTGGCTTGCTTGCAGTGATTTGTTTCCTTCTCTACAGACTATCACAAG CATTGATAAGATGGCCAcgtttcttattctctctcacaG GGCTGTCCTTCCTGTGGGCCCTGCTGAGTCATCTTGTGTATGTGGCCCGTG GTTTATTCAGAGTACTCAAATGGTCAACACACCTGTGGAGCTTTTTTGGTG TCCTGTTGTCCCTGTTCTCCAAAATTAGCTGGGTGCCTGATGCCTTCACCACTGCCACAG gGTTCTCTAAAACTGTTGCCTCCAGTGCAGAACATTCACGCATTTCCATGTCTTTTAGAGCTCACATCAGGGACCCAGAGCTTCGATTAGTTCTTCTGGGCCCAAGTAGGGCAGTATGCAGCTGTCTGAGAGACAGTCTGCTGGGGATCAGTGCAGGAGCCTTTATCCCTGATAAGGAGAGCACTACCTGGAGAGCAAAAGTAGATAGCAGAGAGGTGACAGTTGTTGAAACTCCCGATCTCCTTGGTCCCACTCTTGGTGTAAGACAGCGAGCCCAAGAAACGTTAAGAAGCCTCCAGTTGGCCTCACCAGGCCCTCACGCCTTTCTGCTTGTGCTTCCAACCACTTACTTGGACAAAGTTTACCAAACAAGTGCACATGACTTCTTGTCGAAGTTGCTAAGTTTAGTTGGTGAAGAGGCAGCTAGCTACGTGCTGGTGGTTTTTGCTTGTGTAAACCCACGAGGTGCCTACTCTTCTCTTGACCAGCTGTTGGAAGACGACTACTTAGGAATAAAAGCCGCTCTACCTGTGTGTGGTAAAAGAGTTGAATTGGTTAACATCAGTCCAGGCCGCTCAATGGACAGCAGAATGGTTGAAGGCCGTAGGCTGCTGGACAGGGTAGTGGATATGAGAGCCCAACAGGGTCACTACCTTCACAAGTTCCTGCAACGGGAAGATGAAGTCCGGACGCATCTGCTAAACAACATGGCTGTTCTGCTAGCTCAGAAACTGGAAGATATGAGAAAATAG
- the LOC108413514 gene encoding GTPase IMAP family member 4-like isoform X2 — MECKLDSPCPETLRCESSEVVKTVSDLWIDFSTVKTGLLAVICFLLYRLSQGLSFLWALLSHLVYVARGLFRVLKWSTHLWSFFGVLLSLFSKISWVPDAFTTATGSFTNIKQYYEGMTRLPKHIMGFSKTVASSAEHSRISMSFRAHIRDPELRLVLLGPSRAVCSCLRDSLLGISAGAFIPDKESTTWRAKVDSREVTVVETPDLLGPTLGVRQRAQETLRSLQLASPGPHAFLLVLPTTYLDKVYQTSAHDFLSKLLSLVGEEAASYVLVVFACVNPRGAYSSLDQLLEDDYLGIKAALPVCGKRVELVNISPGRSMDSRMVEGRRLLDRVVDMRAQQGHYLHKFLQREDEVRTHLLNNMAVLLAQKLEDMRK; from the exons ATGGAGTGCAAACTAGACAGTCCTTGTCCTGAGACCTTACGATGTGAGTCCTCCGAAGTTGTAAAAACTGTGTCAG ATTTGTGGATAGACTTCAGTACAGTAAAGACTGGCTTGCTTGCAGTGATTTGTTTCCTTCTCTACAGACTATCACAAG GGCTGTCCTTCCTGTGGGCCCTGCTGAGTCATCTTGTGTATGTGGCCCGTG GTTTATTCAGAGTACTCAAATGGTCAACACACCTGTGGAGCTTTTTTGGTG TCCTGTTGTCCCTGTTCTCCAAAATTAGCTGGGTGCCTGATGCCTTCACCACTGCCACAG gGTCTTTTACAAATATAAAGCAGTACTATGAAGGTATGACCAGACTACCCAAGCATATTATGG gGTTCTCTAAAACTGTTGCCTCCAGTGCAGAACATTCACGCATTTCCATGTCTTTTAGAGCTCACATCAGGGACCCAGAGCTTCGATTAGTTCTTCTGGGCCCAAGTAGGGCAGTATGCAGCTGTCTGAGAGACAGTCTGCTGGGGATCAGTGCAGGAGCCTTTATCCCTGATAAGGAGAGCACTACCTGGAGAGCAAAAGTAGATAGCAGAGAGGTGACAGTTGTTGAAACTCCCGATCTCCTTGGTCCCACTCTTGGTGTAAGACAGCGAGCCCAAGAAACGTTAAGAAGCCTCCAGTTGGCCTCACCAGGCCCTCACGCCTTTCTGCTTGTGCTTCCAACCACTTACTTGGACAAAGTTTACCAAACAAGTGCACATGACTTCTTGTCGAAGTTGCTAAGTTTAGTTGGTGAAGAGGCAGCTAGCTACGTGCTGGTGGTTTTTGCTTGTGTAAACCCACGAGGTGCCTACTCTTCTCTTGACCAGCTGTTGGAAGACGACTACTTAGGAATAAAAGCCGCTCTACCTGTGTGTGGTAAAAGAGTTGAATTGGTTAACATCAGTCCAGGCCGCTCAATGGACAGCAGAATGGTTGAAGGCCGTAGGCTGCTGGACAGGGTAGTGGATATGAGAGCCCAACAGGGTCACTACCTTCACAAGTTCCTGCAACGGGAAGATGAAGTCCGGACGCATCTGCTAAACAACATGGCTGTTCTGCTAGCTCAGAAACTGGAAGATATGAGAAAATAG
- the LOC108413514 gene encoding GTPase IMAP family member 4-like isoform X1, protein MECKLDSPCPETLRCESSEVVKTVSDLWIDFSTVKTGLLAVICFLLYRLSQALIRWPRFLFSLTGLSFLWALLSHLVYVARGLFRVLKWSTHLWSFFGVLLSLFSKISWVPDAFTTATGSFTNIKQYYEGMTRLPKHIMGFSKTVASSAEHSRISMSFRAHIRDPELRLVLLGPSRAVCSCLRDSLLGISAGAFIPDKESTTWRAKVDSREVTVVETPDLLGPTLGVRQRAQETLRSLQLASPGPHAFLLVLPTTYLDKVYQTSAHDFLSKLLSLVGEEAASYVLVVFACVNPRGAYSSLDQLLEDDYLGIKAALPVCGKRVELVNISPGRSMDSRMVEGRRLLDRVVDMRAQQGHYLHKFLQREDEVRTHLLNNMAVLLAQKLEDMRK, encoded by the exons ATGGAGTGCAAACTAGACAGTCCTTGTCCTGAGACCTTACGATGTGAGTCCTCCGAAGTTGTAAAAACTGTGTCAG ATTTGTGGATAGACTTCAGTACAGTAAAGACTGGCTTGCTTGCAGTGATTTGTTTCCTTCTCTACAGACTATCACAAG CATTGATAAGATGGCCAcgtttcttattctctctcacaG GGCTGTCCTTCCTGTGGGCCCTGCTGAGTCATCTTGTGTATGTGGCCCGTG GTTTATTCAGAGTACTCAAATGGTCAACACACCTGTGGAGCTTTTTTGGTG TCCTGTTGTCCCTGTTCTCCAAAATTAGCTGGGTGCCTGATGCCTTCACCACTGCCACAG gGTCTTTTACAAATATAAAGCAGTACTATGAAGGTATGACCAGACTACCCAAGCATATTATGG gGTTCTCTAAAACTGTTGCCTCCAGTGCAGAACATTCACGCATTTCCATGTCTTTTAGAGCTCACATCAGGGACCCAGAGCTTCGATTAGTTCTTCTGGGCCCAAGTAGGGCAGTATGCAGCTGTCTGAGAGACAGTCTGCTGGGGATCAGTGCAGGAGCCTTTATCCCTGATAAGGAGAGCACTACCTGGAGAGCAAAAGTAGATAGCAGAGAGGTGACAGTTGTTGAAACTCCCGATCTCCTTGGTCCCACTCTTGGTGTAAGACAGCGAGCCCAAGAAACGTTAAGAAGCCTCCAGTTGGCCTCACCAGGCCCTCACGCCTTTCTGCTTGTGCTTCCAACCACTTACTTGGACAAAGTTTACCAAACAAGTGCACATGACTTCTTGTCGAAGTTGCTAAGTTTAGTTGGTGAAGAGGCAGCTAGCTACGTGCTGGTGGTTTTTGCTTGTGTAAACCCACGAGGTGCCTACTCTTCTCTTGACCAGCTGTTGGAAGACGACTACTTAGGAATAAAAGCCGCTCTACCTGTGTGTGGTAAAAGAGTTGAATTGGTTAACATCAGTCCAGGCCGCTCAATGGACAGCAGAATGGTTGAAGGCCGTAGGCTGCTGGACAGGGTAGTGGATATGAGAGCCCAACAGGGTCACTACCTTCACAAGTTCCTGCAACGGGAAGATGAAGTCCGGACGCATCTGCTAAACAACATGGCTGTTCTGCTAGCTCAGAAACTGGAAGATATGAGAAAATAG